One Streptomyces sp. NBC_01237 genomic region harbors:
- a CDS encoding DUF397 domain-containing protein, whose translation MASTRLDLGAATWRRSSYSNGSGGDCLEVAEGFATWRKSSYSNTSGGDCLEVAEGFATWRKSSHSNSSGGDCLEVADGHQGLVPVRDSKRPEGPALVVHASAWSPFVESVKAS comes from the coding sequence ATGGCCAGCACCCGTCTTGATCTCGGCGCCGCCACGTGGCGTAGGAGCAGCTACAGCAACGGCAGTGGCGGCGACTGCCTCGAAGTCGCCGAAGGCTTCGCCACCTGGCGCAAGAGCAGCTACAGCAACACCTCGGGAGGCGACTGCCTCGAAGTCGCCGAGGGCTTCGCCACCTGGCGCAAGAGCAGCCACAGCAACTCTTCCGGAGGCGACTGCCTCGAAGTCGCGGATGGCCACCAAGGCCTCGTCCCCGTCCGCGACTCCAAGCGCCCCGAGGGACCGGCGCTCGTCGTCCACGCGTCCGCCTGGTCACCGTTCGTGGAGTCCGTCAAGGCGTCCTGA
- a CDS encoding helix-turn-helix domain-containing protein, whose translation MATRKEIDGSAGVPQFYGKELRFKREQAGLTLEKLVDGSFYGITYLSEIEHGHRRMPVDLAQHVDRVLGTDGFFQRRCEDVRQAKQGAHAAFFAPVAEAETRARTIDQWSGTLIPGLLQTRSYAQGVVRSTHSLDTAEEVEAKINARLQRARLFDDPKKPEYWVVLHESLVRHSIVPPVEMAEQLDQITALVRRGRVVTQILPWNGPTRPLTELPLLLLNFDNEPPLLYTEGPYHGQIIDDPAIVMQYRKAYDRLRAAALPPEVSLALIEKAAEEYRHGQHPS comes from the coding sequence GTGGCTACGCGCAAGGAGATCGACGGCTCGGCCGGGGTCCCGCAGTTCTACGGCAAGGAACTCCGCTTCAAACGGGAGCAGGCGGGCCTGACCTTGGAGAAGCTGGTGGACGGCAGCTTCTACGGGATCACGTACCTGAGCGAGATCGAGCACGGCCATCGCCGGATGCCGGTGGATCTGGCCCAGCACGTGGACCGGGTACTGGGGACGGACGGGTTCTTCCAGCGGCGGTGCGAGGACGTGCGGCAGGCCAAACAGGGGGCTCACGCAGCGTTCTTCGCTCCGGTCGCGGAAGCGGAGACGCGGGCGCGGACCATCGACCAATGGTCCGGCACGCTGATCCCTGGCCTGCTCCAGACCCGTTCGTACGCCCAGGGCGTCGTCCGCTCCACGCATTCTCTGGACACAGCGGAGGAGGTCGAAGCCAAGATCAACGCTCGATTGCAAAGGGCCCGGCTCTTCGACGACCCCAAGAAGCCCGAGTACTGGGTGGTCCTGCACGAGTCGCTCGTGCGCCACTCCATCGTCCCGCCAGTGGAAATGGCCGAGCAGTTGGACCAGATCACCGCCCTGGTGCGGCGCGGTCGTGTCGTTACACAGATCCTTCCGTGGAACGGCCCAACCCGTCCCCTCACCGAGCTGCCGCTCCTCCTGCTGAACTTCGACAACGAACCACCGCTGCTCTACACCGAGGGTCCGTACCACGGCCAGATCATCGATGATCCGGCCATCGTGATGCAGTACCGCAAGGCATACGATCGGCTGAGGGCCGCCGCGTTGCCGCCGGAGGTGTCCCTTGCCCTGATCGAGAAGGCGGCTGAGGAGTACCGCCATGGCCAGCACCCGTCTTGA